From one Alicyclobacillus acidocaldarius subsp. acidocaldarius Tc-4-1 genomic stretch:
- a CDS encoding M50 family metallopeptidase, with translation MLAHLEFYAEAAIAIVLVFGVCVTLHEFGHFYVAKRCGVAVPVFAIGFGPKVISVVRGGTEYSLRLIPLGGFVQLAGEAPQESWFPVGQSVAYELDDLGRITALGEPRDLPNARVGVVREVDLTDEMTMTLQTDEGLRRFPVKEGARVMLSRRSSIPIVPKDQQMIGKPLWQRAAVILAGPVMNLILAGVLFSAVNTYTGVPTTTVGHVEPGTPAAHAGLAPGDTIVAVDGRPIHSWAGLVRAVSEEGARDGHPEPLVLEVKTDEGTRSVVVTPRLVSGEPMIGIDAEISHSPLHTVPAGFSALVRDIVMTIQGYVGLFVHHQFQSLSGPVGIAHVITEQVRFGIWNVVAVTGALSLGLGLFNLLPIPALDGGRLLFMAIELIRGRRVDPEKKDLFILWVLRL, from the coding sequence ATGTTAGCGCACCTCGAGTTCTATGCAGAGGCGGCGATCGCCATTGTGCTCGTGTTTGGCGTCTGCGTAACGTTGCACGAGTTTGGTCATTTTTACGTCGCCAAACGATGTGGTGTCGCGGTGCCCGTGTTTGCCATCGGCTTTGGCCCGAAGGTGATATCCGTGGTGCGCGGAGGAACGGAGTATTCGCTCAGGCTCATTCCGCTCGGTGGGTTTGTGCAGTTGGCGGGCGAGGCTCCACAAGAGTCGTGGTTTCCCGTCGGCCAATCCGTCGCGTACGAACTCGACGACTTGGGGCGGATCACCGCACTCGGGGAGCCCCGCGATCTGCCCAACGCGCGCGTGGGCGTGGTGCGCGAGGTCGATCTGACCGATGAGATGACCATGACCTTGCAGACGGACGAAGGACTTCGGCGCTTTCCCGTGAAGGAGGGCGCCCGGGTCATGCTGAGCCGGCGCTCGTCCATTCCCATCGTCCCGAAGGATCAGCAGATGATTGGCAAGCCGCTTTGGCAGCGAGCTGCCGTCATCCTGGCCGGACCTGTGATGAACCTCATCCTGGCGGGTGTGTTGTTCTCCGCGGTGAACACGTACACAGGCGTGCCGACAACCACCGTGGGACATGTCGAGCCTGGGACGCCCGCGGCGCATGCTGGCCTCGCTCCTGGCGACACCATCGTGGCCGTCGATGGCCGCCCCATTCACTCCTGGGCGGGACTTGTGCGCGCGGTGTCCGAGGAGGGTGCGCGTGATGGCCATCCGGAACCGCTTGTCCTTGAGGTGAAAACGGACGAAGGCACGCGGTCCGTCGTCGTCACGCCCCGCCTCGTCAGCGGCGAGCCGATGATCGGCATCGACGCCGAGATTTCTCACAGCCCTCTCCACACCGTCCCCGCCGGATTTTCGGCGCTGGTCCGAGACATCGTCATGACCATCCAAGGCTACGTGGGGCTGTTCGTGCATCACCAGTTCCAGTCGCTCTCGGGCCCCGTCGGGATCGCGCACGTGATCACGGAGCAGGTTCGATTCGGTATTTGGAACGTGGTTGCCGTGACGGGCGCGCTCAGCCTCGGGCTCGGCTTGTTCAACCTGCTCCCCATTCCAGCGCTGGATGGCGGGCGGCTGTTGTTCATGGCCATCGAGCTCATTCGAGGGCGGCGGGTGGACCCGGAAAAGAAGGATTTGTTCATTTTGTGGGTTTTGCGATTGTGA
- a CDS encoding isoprenyl transferase, with translation MPALFKGFGRSQRASAAAVEQVEQPALDVKPRHIGLIMDGNGRWAQKRGLPRIAGHHAGMLAMKEAIRACDDFGIECVTLYAFSTENWKRPAAEVDYLMRLPEQFFRSEIDELVRRNVRVRFIGDTERLPAHTQETVRRAIQRTQHNTGMIVNFALNYGGRMEIVAAMERYAREVMEGRATVGQLTEATCDRYLDTAGLPPLDLVIRTSGEIRLSNFLLWQAAYAELWFTDVLWPDFTRDDLYQAICDYAKRKRRFGAIE, from the coding sequence ATGCCAGCCTTGTTCAAGGGTTTTGGGCGTTCGCAGCGTGCCAGCGCGGCGGCGGTCGAGCAGGTCGAGCAGCCAGCGCTCGACGTGAAGCCCCGGCATATCGGTCTCATTATGGACGGAAATGGCCGCTGGGCGCAAAAGCGCGGTCTTCCCCGAATTGCGGGTCACCACGCGGGCATGTTGGCCATGAAGGAAGCCATCCGCGCGTGTGACGATTTCGGCATCGAATGCGTCACGCTGTATGCTTTCTCGACCGAAAATTGGAAAAGGCCTGCGGCCGAAGTGGATTACCTCATGCGGCTGCCTGAGCAGTTCTTTCGGAGCGAGATTGACGAGCTGGTGAGGCGCAACGTCCGCGTGCGTTTCATCGGCGACACTGAGCGCCTCCCCGCCCACACGCAGGAAACCGTTCGCCGCGCCATTCAGCGCACTCAGCACAATACCGGGATGATCGTCAACTTCGCGCTCAATTACGGGGGGCGAATGGAGATCGTGGCGGCGATGGAGCGCTACGCCCGCGAAGTCATGGAAGGTCGGGCGACCGTGGGGCAGCTCACGGAGGCCACGTGCGATCGGTATCTCGACACGGCGGGGCTTCCGCCGCTCGATCTCGTCATCCGCACGAGTGGCGAGATCCGACTGAGCAACTTCCTCTTGTGGCAGGCGGCTTATGCCGAACTCTGGTTTACGGATGTGTTGTGGCCGGACTTTACACGCGACGATCTCTACCAGGCGATTTGCGATTACGCAAAGCGCAAGCGGAGGTTCGGCGCGATCGAGTAG
- the tsf gene encoding translation elongation factor Ts, with product MAEITAAMVKELRERTGAGMMDCKKALTEAGGDMEQAIVILRERGLAQAAKKAGRIAAEGVVEAYIHGGGRIGVLVEVNCETDFVAKNEEFRTFVKDIAMHIAASNPQYVRREEVPQDVIEREREILRAQTLNEGKPEHVVDKIVEGRLEKFFKENCLLEQPFVKDPDKTVDTLVKEKIATIGENISIRRFARFVVGEGIERQETNFVEEVMSQVRLS from the coding sequence TGGCATGATGGACTGCAAAAAGGCGCTGACTGAGGCTGGCGGCGATATGGAGCAGGCCATCGTCATTTTGCGTGAACGCGGTCTCGCGCAGGCGGCCAAGAAGGCCGGTCGGATTGCCGCGGAGGGCGTGGTGGAGGCCTATATCCACGGCGGCGGCCGCATCGGTGTCCTCGTCGAGGTCAACTGCGAGACGGATTTCGTGGCGAAGAACGAGGAGTTCCGCACCTTTGTGAAAGACATCGCGATGCACATCGCGGCGTCGAATCCGCAGTACGTGCGTCGGGAAGAGGTGCCGCAGGACGTCATTGAACGGGAACGCGAGATTCTGCGCGCTCAGACGTTAAACGAGGGTAAGCCCGAACACGTGGTGGACAAAATCGTGGAAGGGCGCTTGGAGAAGTTTTTCAAGGAGAATTGCCTCCTGGAGCAGCCGTTCGTCAAGGATCCCGACAAAACGGTCGACACGCTGGTGAAGGAAAAGATCGCGACGATTGGCGAAAACATCTCGATTCGCCGGTTTGCTCGGTTCGTGGTCGGGGAAGGGATCGAGCGCCAGGAGACGAACTTCGTGGAAGAGGTCATGTCTCAGGTTCGCCTGTCGTAA
- a CDS encoding phosphatidate cytidylyltransferase, with protein sequence MLKQRVVTAVIAGLVVLFVLLFGGLTGWRCLVWIATLAGVLEFCQMFGQRWFDPAAWFGAIAITLADWFPKQAFHPFVLFLAVAVVFALPVITRRPNDLRTYAVTAFGALYLAAGGASLIGLRALPEGWFWIWLFLVAAWMSDTAAYFVGRLVQGPKLLPAISPKKTVSGALGGVAGAVVGAVVFGEIADPRYSVWVFAAVGLLVALTGQVGDLVESAYKRAAGVKDSGRMLPGHGGVLDRIDSLLFAAPFALWFISGVLNGWM encoded by the coding sequence ATGCTCAAGCAGCGGGTCGTCACGGCTGTCATCGCAGGACTCGTGGTCCTGTTCGTGTTGTTGTTTGGGGGACTGACCGGCTGGCGATGTCTTGTGTGGATTGCGACGTTGGCCGGGGTGTTGGAATTTTGTCAGATGTTCGGGCAGCGGTGGTTCGACCCGGCTGCGTGGTTCGGGGCCATCGCGATCACGCTCGCCGATTGGTTCCCGAAACAAGCGTTTCACCCGTTCGTCCTGTTCTTGGCTGTGGCGGTGGTTTTCGCGCTGCCCGTCATCACTCGAAGACCGAATGACTTGCGCACCTACGCCGTGACGGCGTTCGGCGCGCTGTATCTCGCCGCGGGCGGCGCGTCGCTCATCGGCCTTCGCGCTTTGCCAGAAGGATGGTTCTGGATCTGGCTGTTTCTCGTGGCGGCGTGGATGTCCGACACGGCGGCCTATTTTGTCGGCCGATTGGTTCAAGGTCCCAAGTTGCTTCCGGCCATCAGCCCGAAGAAGACCGTGAGCGGTGCCCTCGGCGGAGTGGCGGGCGCGGTCGTCGGCGCAGTGGTGTTCGGAGAGATTGCCGACCCGCGGTACAGCGTTTGGGTGTTCGCGGCCGTGGGGCTTCTGGTGGCGCTGACGGGCCAGGTGGGGGATCTGGTCGAGAGCGCCTACAAGCGCGCGGCCGGTGTGAAAGACTCCGGCCGGATGTTGCCGGGTCACGGGGGCGTACTGGACCGGATCGACAGCTTGCTGTTCGCGGCGCCCTTCGCTTTGTGGTTCATCTCCGGCGTGCTGAACGGCTGGATGTAG
- a CDS encoding PolC-type DNA polymerase III, whose translation MAITEHAVRERALARVRSVRVRRATREIRVNVESPFGTLGPEADAFSSFYRDLAEIHELCASAFGTSCAWSIEVMSADVVSTREAECAMRALAAAYEERSHVSGKWLSQARLTVEAVDEPARFRASIRVPSQPIADQLKQKGVAEWLTSEARRAFGLHVTVLVEVDETACEDLLAAGEKLKQEAEARWWRQLAEEAKSAKDQPKESEGRSDTGAAQGVEPLVVGQMYEEPTPIPLRDIADEMRRATVVGEVFGVERRTLASGRTLIQFAITDHTDSISAKMFVQSERDLQATSHLADGVWVKIQGQVQFDPYAKELVFMVQSMRPQDAPRRADTAEVKRIELHAHTTMSALDGVVSAAALVKRAAEWGHDAIAITDHGVCQAYPEAYQAAKKHGVRLVLGVEAYVVDDGGLLVYRECDRPLDDETEYVVFDTETTGLNAREDTLIEIAAVKVKAGHIVDTYATLIDPERPLDPKIVELTGITNEMVVGQPKLKEALDGFRQFARGAVLVAHNAEFDVGFLNQCAERLGLDPWEEPVIDTLALARVLYPGEKNYKLKTLTQKFSVELVNHHRALADSEATAKVFVRMLQDAKARGIHNLLDMNHLRGQIDISRVRPFHATVLVRNREGLRNLYRLVSIAHTQYLHRVPRIPKSALARHREGLLIGTACRQGELIEAFFRGKSEDEIDTLLEFYDYLEIQPISHYEPLVREGVVASFEQVRELLRNIVEIGKRLNKPVVATGDVHYLDEHDAIFREIFLQSQKLDTKQPPLHFRTTDEMLEEFAFLGEEDARAVVIDNPRRLVALCDDVKPIPDELHTPVIEGAEEEIRRLAYDKAKRIYGDPLPELVEKRLERELNAIISHGYAVIYLIAHKLVTKSLSDGYLVGSRGSVGSSLVATMTDITEVNPLPPHYVCLSCHYHEFFLQGEYGSGFDLPDKACPNCGAKLHKDGQDIPFETFMGFDGDKVPDIDLNFSGEYQPRAHRYTEELFGKDHVFRAGTISVVAEKTAYGYVRKFAEERGLVLRNAEIERLVRGCTGVKRTTGQHPGGQVVVPHYVEIYDFTPIQYPADDTSSETLTTHFDYHSGLENCLLKLDILGHDDPTVIRMLQDLTGVDPKSIPLDDPDVLELFRSTRPLGVTPEEIRSTTGTYAIPEFGTRFVRQMLEDTRPTTFSELVRISGLSHGTDVWLNNAQTLIRDKIATLSEVICARDDIMLYLIQKGLDPARAFKIMEGIRKGKGVKPEDEVYMREHGVPEWYIESGKKIKYMFPKAHAAAYVLMAVRIAWFKVHRPLAFYATYFTVRADDFDVAVMTAGREAILKKIEEIEAKGNVASAKEKSFLTVLEVALEMVARGYRFLPIDLYKSHATQFLIEEEAQGLRPPFAAIPGIGETAARNLYEAAQQGEFLSLEDLQSRARASRAVIDVLMELGCLDGLPETNQLSLF comes from the coding sequence ATGGCCATCACCGAACACGCCGTCCGGGAGCGGGCGCTCGCTAGGGTTCGAAGCGTCCGCGTGCGTCGGGCGACCCGGGAGATCCGCGTCAACGTGGAGTCACCCTTCGGCACCTTGGGGCCTGAGGCAGACGCGTTCTCTTCCTTCTATCGCGATCTCGCCGAGATCCACGAGCTGTGCGCCTCGGCGTTTGGGACGTCCTGCGCATGGAGCATCGAAGTCATGTCTGCCGACGTCGTATCCACACGGGAGGCGGAATGCGCAATGCGCGCTCTTGCCGCTGCCTATGAGGAGCGGTCTCACGTTTCGGGCAAATGGCTGTCGCAGGCGAGACTGACCGTGGAGGCTGTGGACGAGCCCGCGCGGTTTCGCGCCAGCATCCGCGTCCCGAGCCAACCGATTGCGGATCAGCTCAAGCAGAAAGGTGTTGCGGAGTGGCTCACCTCGGAGGCTCGTCGCGCGTTTGGCCTTCATGTGACGGTCCTCGTCGAGGTGGATGAGACGGCTTGTGAAGACCTCCTCGCGGCGGGCGAGAAACTGAAGCAGGAGGCCGAGGCGCGTTGGTGGCGCCAGCTTGCCGAAGAGGCGAAATCAGCGAAAGACCAGCCCAAGGAGTCGGAAGGGCGGAGTGACACCGGCGCTGCGCAGGGCGTGGAGCCGCTTGTCGTCGGCCAGATGTACGAGGAGCCCACACCCATCCCATTGCGGGACATCGCCGATGAGATGCGGCGTGCCACCGTGGTGGGCGAGGTCTTCGGCGTAGAACGCAGGACGCTGGCGAGCGGGCGCACGCTCATTCAATTTGCCATCACGGATCACACGGACTCCATCTCGGCCAAGATGTTCGTGCAGTCGGAGCGAGATCTGCAGGCCACGTCTCATCTCGCGGATGGCGTGTGGGTGAAAATTCAGGGTCAGGTGCAGTTCGATCCGTATGCCAAGGAACTCGTGTTTATGGTCCAGTCGATGCGCCCTCAGGATGCGCCTCGGCGGGCGGATACGGCGGAGGTGAAGAGGATTGAGCTGCACGCCCACACCACGATGTCGGCGCTGGATGGCGTCGTGAGTGCTGCAGCGTTGGTGAAGCGCGCCGCGGAATGGGGGCACGACGCCATTGCCATCACGGACCACGGCGTGTGCCAGGCGTATCCGGAAGCGTATCAAGCGGCCAAGAAACACGGAGTGCGACTCGTGCTTGGCGTCGAGGCGTACGTGGTGGACGATGGTGGGCTTTTGGTCTATCGCGAGTGCGATCGGCCGCTGGACGACGAGACCGAGTATGTCGTGTTTGACACGGAGACGACCGGGCTCAACGCGCGGGAAGACACGCTCATCGAGATCGCCGCGGTCAAGGTCAAGGCGGGGCACATCGTGGACACGTACGCGACGCTCATCGATCCCGAGCGGCCGCTCGACCCGAAAATCGTCGAGTTGACGGGCATCACGAACGAGATGGTGGTCGGTCAGCCGAAGCTGAAGGAGGCGCTTGACGGATTCCGCCAATTCGCGCGCGGCGCCGTGCTCGTGGCCCATAACGCGGAGTTCGACGTGGGATTCTTGAATCAATGCGCGGAGCGCTTGGGCCTCGATCCGTGGGAAGAACCCGTCATTGACACCCTGGCGCTCGCCCGCGTGCTCTACCCGGGCGAGAAGAACTACAAGCTGAAGACGCTCACCCAGAAGTTTTCCGTCGAGCTCGTCAACCACCATCGGGCGCTGGCGGACAGCGAGGCGACAGCCAAAGTATTCGTGCGCATGCTCCAAGACGCGAAGGCGCGCGGGATCCACAACCTGTTGGATATGAACCATCTCCGCGGTCAGATTGACATCTCGCGCGTTCGGCCGTTCCACGCCACCGTGCTGGTCCGCAATCGCGAGGGGCTGCGGAATCTGTACCGCCTCGTCTCCATCGCGCATACGCAGTATCTGCACCGCGTGCCGCGCATTCCGAAAAGCGCGCTCGCTCGCCACCGCGAAGGGCTGCTGATCGGCACAGCGTGTCGCCAAGGAGAGCTTATCGAGGCGTTCTTTCGCGGCAAATCCGAGGACGAGATCGACACGTTGCTCGAGTTCTACGACTATCTGGAGATCCAGCCGATAAGTCATTACGAGCCGCTTGTGCGAGAGGGCGTCGTGGCGTCGTTTGAGCAGGTGCGCGAACTCCTGCGCAACATCGTGGAGATTGGCAAGCGCCTGAACAAGCCGGTCGTGGCCACGGGCGACGTGCATTATCTGGACGAGCACGACGCCATCTTCCGAGAGATCTTTCTGCAGTCGCAAAAGCTGGATACCAAGCAGCCGCCCCTTCACTTCCGAACGACCGATGAGATGCTCGAGGAGTTCGCGTTTTTGGGAGAAGAGGACGCGCGCGCCGTCGTGATCGACAACCCGCGCCGTCTGGTGGCGCTGTGTGACGACGTGAAGCCGATTCCGGATGAGCTTCACACGCCGGTCATCGAAGGAGCGGAAGAGGAAATCCGTAGGCTCGCTTACGACAAGGCGAAGCGCATCTACGGGGATCCGCTGCCCGAGCTCGTCGAGAAGCGGCTCGAGCGCGAGCTCAACGCCATTATCTCACACGGCTATGCGGTCATCTACTTGATTGCCCACAAGCTGGTTACGAAGTCTCTGAGCGACGGGTACTTGGTCGGCAGCCGCGGTTCGGTCGGCTCGTCGTTGGTGGCCACCATGACGGATATCACCGAGGTCAATCCACTGCCGCCCCACTACGTGTGCCTGTCGTGTCACTATCACGAGTTTTTCCTGCAAGGTGAGTACGGATCTGGCTTCGACCTCCCGGACAAGGCGTGCCCCAACTGCGGCGCGAAGTTGCACAAGGACGGGCAGGACATCCCGTTCGAGACGTTCATGGGCTTCGATGGGGACAAGGTGCCCGACATCGACCTGAACTTCTCTGGGGAGTATCAGCCGAGGGCGCACCGGTACACGGAAGAGTTGTTTGGGAAGGACCACGTGTTCCGGGCGGGCACCATCTCCGTAGTGGCCGAGAAGACGGCCTACGGGTATGTGCGGAAGTTCGCCGAGGAGCGCGGGTTGGTGCTGCGCAATGCCGAGATCGAGCGCTTGGTCCGAGGATGCACGGGCGTGAAACGGACCACCGGCCAACATCCGGGCGGGCAGGTGGTGGTGCCGCATTATGTCGAGATCTATGATTTCACGCCGATTCAATACCCCGCGGACGATACGTCGTCGGAGACGCTCACGACTCACTTCGACTACCACTCCGGGCTCGAGAACTGCCTGTTGAAGCTCGACATCCTCGGCCACGACGATCCGACCGTCATCCGCATGCTGCAGGATCTCACGGGCGTGGATCCGAAGTCCATCCCGCTCGACGATCCCGACGTGCTGGAGCTGTTTCGGAGCACGCGTCCGCTCGGCGTGACCCCGGAGGAAATCCGGTCGACCACCGGCACGTACGCCATTCCGGAGTTCGGCACGCGCTTTGTCCGCCAGATGCTCGAGGATACGCGGCCCACGACGTTCTCGGAGCTCGTGCGCATTTCGGGGTTGTCGCACGGCACGGACGTCTGGCTGAACAACGCTCAGACCCTCATTCGCGACAAGATTGCGACCCTGTCTGAGGTCATCTGCGCCCGAGACGACATCATGCTCTACCTCATCCAGAAGGGGCTCGATCCGGCGCGTGCATTCAAGATTATGGAAGGTATCCGCAAGGGGAAGGGCGTCAAACCGGAAGACGAGGTGTACATGCGGGAGCACGGCGTGCCGGAGTGGTACATCGAGTCGGGCAAGAAGATCAAGTACATGTTTCCGAAGGCGCACGCCGCGGCGTACGTGCTGATGGCCGTTCGAATCGCGTGGTTCAAAGTGCACCGGCCGCTCGCATTTTACGCGACCTATTTCACGGTGCGTGCGGACGACTTCGACGTGGCCGTGATGACCGCGGGCCGGGAGGCCATCTTGAAGAAGATCGAGGAGATCGAGGCGAAGGGCAACGTGGCCTCAGCCAAGGAGAAGAGCTTCTTGACGGTCCTCGAGGTTGCGCTCGAGATGGTGGCCCGTGGATACCGGTTCTTGCCTATCGATCTGTACAAGTCGCATGCGACCCAGTTCCTCATTGAGGAAGAGGCGCAGGGGCTCAGGCCGCCTTTCGCCGCCATTCCCGGAATTGGGGAGACGGCGGCGCGCAACCTGTATGAAGCGGCGCAGCAGGGCGAATTCCTGTCGCTCGAAGATCTTCAGTCGCGGGCGCGCGCTTCGCGGGCCGTGATCGACGTGCTCATGGAACTCGGTTGCCTCGACGGGCTGCCGGAGACCAATCAGCTTTCCTTGTTCTGA
- the pyrH gene encoding UMP kinase translates to MTIPKYRRIVLKLSGEALAGRHGFGIDPAVIRDIARQIADVAKLDVQVAIVVGAGNIWRGATGSQMGMDRATADYMGMLATVMNALALQDALEKLGVATRVQSSIHMSEVAEPYIRRRAIRHLEKGRVVIFAGGTGNPFFSTDTTAALRAAEIEAEVILMAKNGVDGVYTADPQKDPTATKYAELDFMEVLKQGLGVMDSTAASLCKDNDIPILVFNINEDGNILRAVMGEKIGTLVGKGDAHA, encoded by the coding sequence GTGACGATTCCAAAATACCGCCGCATCGTTCTGAAGTTGAGCGGGGAGGCACTTGCAGGGCGCCACGGTTTCGGGATCGACCCGGCCGTGATCCGAGACATCGCCAGGCAGATCGCCGATGTGGCAAAGCTCGACGTCCAGGTTGCCATTGTGGTCGGGGCGGGCAACATCTGGCGAGGTGCGACCGGGAGTCAGATGGGCATGGATCGAGCCACAGCCGACTACATGGGGATGCTGGCGACCGTGATGAACGCATTGGCGCTGCAGGACGCCCTCGAGAAGCTCGGGGTGGCCACGCGCGTGCAAAGTTCCATCCACATGTCGGAGGTCGCGGAGCCTTATATCCGCCGCCGGGCGATTCGGCATCTGGAGAAGGGGCGCGTGGTCATCTTTGCAGGCGGGACCGGCAATCCGTTCTTTTCGACGGATACCACGGCCGCGCTCCGCGCTGCCGAGATCGAGGCCGAGGTCATCCTCATGGCGAAAAACGGTGTGGACGGCGTGTACACGGCGGATCCACAGAAGGATCCCACGGCGACCAAGTACGCGGAACTCGACTTCATGGAAGTGCTGAAACAAGGTCTCGGTGTGATGGATTCCACGGCGGCGAGCTTGTGCAAGGACAACGACATTCCCATTCTGGTGTTCAACATCAACGAAGATGGCAACATCCTTCGGGCTGTGATGGGAGAAAAGATAGGCACCTTGGTGGGAAAGGGTGATGCGCATGCATGA
- a CDS encoding VOC family protein has product MAMIKLEHTGIMVSNLERSIAFYTDVLGMQLLGTLDHNTPGIRLAFLSYPGQTAQLELIEGYADELPDEGQVHHVAITVDDIEAEVDRLRAKGVRFLDEAITTLRNGARYIFFAGPDGERLELFQPARG; this is encoded by the coding sequence ATGGCGATGATCAAGCTGGAACATACGGGCATTATGGTGTCGAATTTGGAGCGCTCCATCGCGTTTTACACCGATGTGCTCGGCATGCAACTCCTGGGCACGCTCGACCACAACACGCCTGGCATCCGGCTCGCGTTTCTGTCCTATCCCGGGCAGACTGCGCAGCTCGAGCTCATCGAGGGCTATGCGGATGAACTGCCGGACGAGGGGCAAGTGCACCACGTGGCCATCACAGTCGATGACATCGAAGCCGAGGTGGATCGGCTGCGCGCGAAGGGCGTGCGTTTTCTCGATGAGGCCATCACGACGCTCCGAAACGGCGCTCGATACATCTTCTTTGCAGGTCCCGACGGCGAGCGGCTGGAACTGTTCCAGCCAGCGCGCGGGTGA
- the frr gene encoding ribosome recycling factor, which yields MRMHEELIQNLQERMDKAIQNLRREFATVRAGRAAPSMLDHVMVEYYGAQMPVNQVASVTSPEPRLLVISPWDKSMLSEIEKAIQKSDLGLNPANDGNVIRLTIPALTEQRRQELVKQVRKMAEEARVAIRNIRRDGNEEIKKLEKAGDLSEDDVRRLMDRVQQLTDKAIAQVDRLLEDKEKDVTQV from the coding sequence ATGCGCATGCATGAGGAACTGATCCAAAATCTTCAGGAGCGGATGGACAAGGCCATTCAGAATCTGCGCCGTGAATTTGCCACTGTGCGCGCAGGACGAGCTGCGCCCTCCATGCTCGATCACGTCATGGTCGAGTATTATGGCGCGCAGATGCCGGTCAACCAGGTGGCCAGCGTGACGTCGCCCGAGCCGCGCCTCTTGGTCATCTCTCCTTGGGATAAGTCCATGCTCAGCGAGATTGAGAAGGCGATTCAGAAGTCCGATCTCGGGTTGAACCCCGCGAACGACGGCAACGTCATTCGATTGACGATACCTGCGCTCACGGAACAGCGGCGTCAGGAGTTGGTCAAACAGGTGCGCAAGATGGCGGAAGAGGCGCGCGTCGCCATTCGAAACATTCGCCGGGACGGCAACGAGGAGATCAAGAAGCTGGAGAAGGCCGGAGACCTTTCGGAGGACGACGTGCGCCGGCTGATGGATCGGGTTCAGCAGTTGACCGACAAGGCCATTGCACAGGTCGACCGCCTGTTGGAAGATAAGGAGAAGGACGTGACGCAGGTCTGA
- a CDS encoding 1-deoxy-D-xylulose-5-phosphate reductoisomerase, with amino-acid sequence MKRIAILGSTGTIGVQALDVLSQLDTYEVVALAAGRNVQRLAEQIRRYRPKLVGVADEAARRALLELLPGEQVDIVVGDEGLVACAAYPSDVVLNAVVGARGILPALAAVGRGARLALANKECLVAAGDLILRAMQDAGGEIVPVDSEHCALHQCLRSGRPEEVLQLVLTASGGPFRSWPKARMAEVTVRDALRHPNWNMGQKITIDSATMMNKGLEVIEAHHLFAVPYDKIAVLVHPESIVHSMVEFVDGSVVAQLATADMRLPIQYAVTYPERLAAPWPRLNLAGVGALHFEEPDLDKFPCLRLAVEAGRAGGIAPCVLNAANEVAVDAFLHEKIPFLRIPEVVEAVLERLPNEAPQSVDDILRADAQARRLAEFYVAKGG; translated from the coding sequence ATGAAGCGCATCGCCATTTTGGGGAGCACGGGCACCATTGGAGTGCAGGCGCTCGACGTGTTGTCCCAGTTGGATACATACGAGGTCGTCGCGCTTGCGGCGGGGCGCAATGTGCAGCGGTTGGCGGAACAGATTCGCCGATACCGCCCGAAGCTCGTTGGCGTTGCCGACGAGGCAGCCCGGCGCGCGCTGCTCGAACTCTTACCGGGTGAACAGGTGGACATCGTCGTCGGAGACGAGGGGCTCGTCGCCTGTGCCGCGTATCCGTCGGATGTGGTGCTGAATGCGGTGGTGGGGGCCCGGGGGATTCTGCCTGCGCTTGCTGCGGTCGGCCGCGGCGCGCGGCTGGCGCTCGCCAACAAGGAGTGCCTTGTGGCAGCGGGAGATCTGATCCTTCGCGCCATGCAAGACGCAGGCGGCGAGATTGTCCCAGTGGACAGCGAACACTGCGCCCTTCACCAGTGTCTGCGATCCGGCAGGCCCGAGGAGGTCCTGCAGCTCGTCCTCACCGCTTCGGGAGGCCCCTTCCGCTCCTGGCCGAAGGCGCGCATGGCGGAGGTCACAGTCCGCGATGCTCTGCGCCATCCAAACTGGAACATGGGCCAGAAGATCACCATCGACAGCGCCACGATGATGAACAAGGGGCTCGAGGTGATTGAGGCGCATCATTTGTTTGCCGTGCCATATGATAAGATAGCTGTGCTTGTACATCCGGAAAGCATCGTGCACTCCATGGTGGAGTTTGTGGACGGCTCGGTGGTGGCACAGCTCGCGACGGCCGACATGCGCTTGCCCATTCAGTACGCCGTGACGTATCCTGAGCGCCTCGCCGCGCCTTGGCCGCGGCTGAACCTGGCGGGTGTTGGAGCACTTCACTTCGAGGAACCCGATCTCGACAAGTTTCCCTGCCTGCGTCTCGCCGTCGAGGCGGGCCGCGCAGGCGGCATCGCGCCCTGCGTCCTGAACGCGGCGAACGAAGTGGCGGTCGACGCGTTTTTACATGAAAAGATCCCGTTTTTGCGGATCCCTGAGGTTGTGGAAGCGGTGCTGGAACGCTTGCCGAACGAAGCCCCTCAGTCTGTCGACGATATCCTTCGCGCGGATGCACAAGCTCGGCGTCTAGCTGAATTCTACGTGGCAAAGGGCGGATGA